One part of the Mycobacterium marinum genome encodes these proteins:
- a CDS encoding FHA domain-containing protein, whose amino-acid sequence MHDRIGDATTNPPRLELRAAGRTWHATPNRAWTIGRAAEADIRLDNPRVSRLHAVLEPTPAGWVLVNRSRNGSFVGGTPVQRVPIHQPVTVLLGSASSGQAIELHPAIQAPDAQPGRNVAAAPDPLDGTTVARAPTTVHAIDQLVVTIGRGADNNVVLNDLLVSRRHAVLRRSGDQWELVDNHSANGTYVNGNRITRALIGPNDIVGIGHQLMHLSGDRLVEYVDIGDVSYEASNLRVVTKKGRVLLSDVSFVLPQRSLLAVVGPSGAGKSTLLGALTGFHPATSGTVRYDERDLYNNYAELRHRIGFVPQDDILHTPLTVRRALNYAAQLRFPQDVSAEERRQRIEEVLAELGLTTQADQRIDSLSGGQRKRTSVALELLTKPSLLFLDEPTSGLDPGYEKSVMQTLRSLADDGRSVVVVTHNIAHLNMCDRLLILAPGGRLAYFGPPQQALSYFNCTDFADLFTLLEQDKATDWTARFNASPLRAALTPHPAQRPAHPAAARTTKPVAQQSAFAQFAILCRRYVAVIAADRQYAVFLLVLPLLLSLFAHAVPGKAGLSLAKAIELRSTQPAQLLVLLIIGGALMGCAASIREIVKEQAIYRREHGIGMSGGAYLASKLVVLTALTTAQGLILGFLGPAFLPAPDQSIVMPWPTVEVAVAVVAVTVVSMMIGLLISAMIGNADRGMPLLVLVVMAQLVLCGGMFGVKGRIPLEQLAWLSPSRWAYAMAASTVDLNDLRRAAGGDQDPLWDYEVSSWLIAAGACVVQAAVLVTLIAWRLRQLDPQRKARR is encoded by the coding sequence ATGCACGACAGGATCGGTGACGCGACGACGAATCCGCCCCGCCTGGAGCTCCGGGCCGCCGGACGCACCTGGCATGCCACACCGAACCGGGCATGGACCATCGGTCGGGCCGCCGAAGCCGATATCCGCCTGGACAATCCACGGGTCTCGCGACTGCACGCGGTCCTCGAGCCGACGCCGGCGGGATGGGTGCTGGTCAACCGCAGCCGCAACGGATCGTTCGTCGGCGGCACGCCGGTGCAGCGCGTGCCGATCCACCAGCCCGTCACGGTGCTGCTGGGGTCCGCGTCTTCCGGACAGGCGATCGAGCTCCACCCCGCGATCCAGGCACCCGATGCGCAGCCGGGGCGCAACGTCGCCGCTGCGCCAGACCCGCTGGACGGAACGACAGTCGCCCGGGCGCCGACCACGGTGCACGCCATCGACCAGCTCGTCGTCACGATCGGCCGCGGAGCAGACAACAACGTGGTGTTGAACGACCTGCTGGTGTCTCGGCGCCATGCCGTGTTGCGGCGCTCCGGTGACCAATGGGAGCTGGTCGACAACCACAGCGCCAACGGGACCTACGTCAACGGCAACCGCATTACCCGCGCGCTGATCGGGCCCAACGACATTGTCGGCATCGGGCACCAGCTGATGCACCTCTCCGGTGACCGGTTGGTGGAGTACGTCGACATCGGCGACGTCTCCTATGAAGCGTCCAACCTGCGGGTGGTAACCAAGAAGGGTCGGGTGTTGCTGTCCGACGTGAGCTTCGTGCTGCCACAGCGCAGCCTGTTGGCCGTGGTGGGGCCAAGTGGCGCGGGCAAATCCACGCTGCTGGGCGCCCTAACCGGATTCCACCCGGCGACCAGCGGCACAGTGCGATACGACGAACGCGACCTCTACAACAACTACGCGGAGCTGCGACACCGCATCGGATTCGTTCCCCAAGACGACATCCTGCACACCCCACTGACGGTGCGGCGGGCGCTGAATTATGCGGCGCAACTTAGGTTTCCCCAAGACGTCTCCGCTGAGGAGCGCCGACAGCGCATCGAAGAAGTCCTGGCCGAGCTCGGGCTCACGACCCAGGCCGACCAGCGCATCGACAGCCTGTCGGGGGGCCAGCGCAAGCGCACCAGCGTCGCACTGGAATTGCTGACCAAACCGTCGCTGCTGTTTCTGGACGAGCCCACCTCAGGGCTGGATCCCGGCTATGAGAAGTCGGTCATGCAGACCCTGCGCTCCCTAGCCGATGATGGTCGCTCCGTGGTGGTGGTCACCCACAACATCGCCCATCTCAACATGTGCGACCGGTTGCTGATCCTGGCTCCTGGCGGACGTCTGGCCTATTTCGGTCCGCCGCAGCAAGCGTTGAGCTACTTCAACTGCACAGACTTCGCCGACCTTTTCACCCTTCTCGAGCAGGACAAAGCCACCGACTGGACGGCCCGGTTCAATGCCTCACCCCTGCGCGCGGCGCTGACCCCGCACCCGGCCCAACGCCCGGCGCACCCCGCCGCCGCGCGCACCACCAAGCCGGTCGCACAGCAAAGCGCGTTCGCGCAATTCGCGATCCTGTGCCGGCGATACGTGGCAGTCATCGCTGCCGACCGTCAGTATGCGGTGTTCCTGCTGGTCCTGCCGTTGCTGCTGAGCCTGTTCGCCCATGCCGTGCCCGGCAAGGCCGGGCTCTCGCTGGCCAAGGCGATCGAGCTGCGGTCGACCCAGCCCGCGCAGTTGCTGGTGTTGCTGATCATCGGCGGCGCGCTCATGGGCTGCGCCGCGTCGATCCGCGAAATCGTCAAGGAGCAGGCAATATATCGCCGCGAACATGGCATCGGCATGTCCGGCGGCGCCTACCTGGCCTCCAAGCTGGTTGTCCTCACCGCGCTGACCACCGCGCAGGGCCTGATCCTCGGGTTCCTGGGCCCGGCGTTTCTACCCGCGCCCGACCAGTCCATCGTCATGCCCTGGCCGACGGTCGAAGTGGCCGTGGCGGTCGTCGCGGTCACCGTCGTGTCGATGATGATCGGCCTGCTGATTTCGGCGATGATCGGCAACGCCGATCGGGGCATGCCGCTGCTGGTGCTCGTGGTGATGGCCCAGCTGGTGCTGTGCGGCGGAATGTTCGGCGTCAAGGGCCGGATCCCGCTGGAGCAGTTGGCCTGGCTGTCGCCGTCGCGCTGGGCCTACGCGATGGCCGCTTCCACCGTCGACCTCAACGACCTGCGCCGCGCTGCGGGCGGCGACCAGGATCCGTTGTGGGATTACGAGGTCAGCAGCTGGCTGATCGCGGCCGGCGCGTGTGTGGTGCAGGCGGCGGTACTGGTGACCCTGATCGCCTGGCGACTCAGGCAGCTCGATCCGCAACGAAAAGCCCGCAGGTGA
- a CDS encoding serine/threonine-protein kinase PknH/PknJ codes for MSDAQGSRVGSTFGPYRLTRLLGRGGMGEVYEAEHTVKEWTVAVKLMSETFSKDPVFRERMKREARITGRLQEPHVVPIHDYGEIDGQMYLEMRLIEGTDLDNLLKRFGPLTPPRAVAIITQVASALDAAHAAGVMHRDVKPQNILVTREDFAYLVDFGIASATTDEKLTQLGTAVGTWKYMAPERFSNDEVTYRADIYALACVLHECLTGSPPYRADSASMLVTAHMMDPIPQPSTVRAGIPKAFDTVIARGMAKQPGDRYASAGDLALAAHEALSNPDQDHAADILRRSQEATLPGPPDPAAPPTMPATAAAPPARPGPAATPPRPAPTPQQPPYYPAAAAPAAGSPPSGPSAVAGPPRGVGPSGPAGPSGPIPRPPAAGQPGWQQASGPIPASQPTPSPPYYQGAGWGGAPPPGQPAGPSTWNQGPQGPGPRGRNPWPIVAAVAIVLVLIVGGIGVWMITQPPKPSPPPKPIAEDRLSSLLLSPAEVNSVMGASNIQPGKPITSMDASPVTLSLPECQGALYTSQDPVYSGTGYTAISGLVASEPGDNNDHWVNQAVVSFPSAAKASSFVETTAGKWKNCAGKTVTVTNKSKTYRWTFAQVVGSPPRITMLETQEGAEGWECQRAMSVANNVIVDINSCGYHITDQGGALADKIVDKIHKETKY; via the coding sequence ATGAGCGACGCGCAGGGCTCGCGAGTGGGGTCCACGTTCGGGCCCTACCGCCTGACGCGGCTGCTGGGCCGTGGCGGGATGGGCGAAGTCTACGAGGCCGAGCACACCGTCAAAGAGTGGACCGTCGCGGTCAAGTTGATGTCGGAAACCTTCAGCAAGGACCCGGTGTTTCGGGAACGCATGAAGCGCGAAGCCCGCATCACCGGCCGGTTGCAGGAACCCCACGTGGTGCCGATCCACGACTACGGCGAAATCGACGGGCAGATGTACCTGGAGATGCGCCTGATCGAGGGCACCGACCTGGACAATTTACTCAAGCGCTTTGGCCCCCTGACCCCGCCACGCGCGGTAGCGATCATCACCCAGGTTGCCTCCGCGCTGGACGCGGCCCACGCCGCGGGCGTGATGCATCGCGATGTGAAACCGCAAAACATCCTGGTTACCCGCGAGGATTTTGCCTACCTGGTCGACTTCGGCATCGCCAGCGCCACCACCGACGAGAAGCTGACCCAACTGGGCACCGCGGTGGGAACCTGGAAATACATGGCGCCTGAACGGTTTTCCAACGACGAAGTCACCTACCGCGCCGACATCTATGCTTTGGCGTGCGTGCTGCACGAGTGCTTGACCGGGAGCCCGCCCTATCGCGCCGACAGCGCCAGCATGCTGGTCACCGCGCACATGATGGATCCCATCCCGCAGCCCAGCACCGTTCGCGCCGGCATCCCCAAGGCCTTCGACACGGTGATCGCGCGCGGCATGGCCAAACAGCCCGGGGACCGTTACGCCAGCGCGGGAGATCTGGCGCTGGCCGCCCACGAAGCGCTGAGTAACCCCGATCAGGATCACGCCGCCGACATCCTGCGCCGCAGCCAGGAAGCAACCCTGCCCGGCCCTCCCGACCCCGCCGCTCCCCCGACCATGCCGGCCACCGCGGCCGCTCCTCCCGCCCGGCCCGGCCCGGCGGCCACCCCGCCGCGGCCGGCGCCCACGCCGCAACAACCGCCCTACTACCCGGCCGCCGCAGCTCCGGCTGCCGGCTCGCCCCCTTCAGGCCCCTCGGCGGTCGCCGGGCCGCCCCGCGGCGTGGGGCCGTCCGGACCCGCGGGACCGTCCGGGCCGATACCCCGGCCCCCGGCGGCCGGCCAGCCCGGCTGGCAGCAGGCGAGCGGCCCCATCCCCGCGAGTCAGCCCACCCCCAGCCCGCCGTACTACCAGGGAGCCGGTTGGGGCGGAGCACCGCCGCCCGGCCAACCCGCCGGCCCATCGACCTGGAATCAGGGCCCGCAGGGTCCGGGACCGCGCGGCCGCAACCCATGGCCGATCGTGGCCGCCGTGGCCATCGTGCTGGTTCTCATCGTCGGTGGAATTGGTGTCTGGATGATCACCCAACCGCCCAAGCCCTCGCCGCCGCCCAAACCGATAGCCGAGGACCGGCTGAGTTCTCTGCTGCTGAGCCCCGCCGAAGTCAACTCCGTGATGGGGGCATCCAATATCCAACCAGGTAAACCCATCACCTCGATGGATGCGTCACCGGTGACGCTGTCGCTGCCGGAATGCCAAGGCGCCCTGTATACCAGCCAAGACCCGGTCTACTCGGGCACCGGATACACGGCTATCAGTGGCCTGGTGGCCTCGGAACCCGGCGACAACAACGACCACTGGGTCAACCAGGCCGTGGTGTCGTTTCCCTCGGCCGCCAAAGCCAGCTCGTTTGTGGAGACCACGGCGGGCAAGTGGAAGAACTGCGCCGGTAAGACGGTGACGGTGACGAACAAGTCCAAAACCTACCGATGGACGTTCGCCCAGGTTGTTGGTAGCCCGCCGCGGATCACCATGCTCGAAACCCAGGAAGGCGCCGAAGGCTGGGAGTGCCAGCGCGCGATGAGCGTGGCCAACAACGTGATCGTCGACATCAACTCGTGCGGCTACCACATCACCGACCAGGGCGGTGCACTCGCCGACAAGATCGTCGACAAGATCCACAAGGAAACCAAGTACTGA
- a CDS encoding adenylate/guanylate cyclase domain-containing protein has protein sequence MDRAPEPAGENTDDLLEGLEGAARAERAELIDWLFSQGITAAEIRTTNPPLLLATRHVIGDDGTYVSTREISETYGIDLDLLQRVQRAVGLARVDDPDAVVYMRADGEAAAYTQRFIELGLNPDQIVLVVRVLAEGLSRAAEVMRYTALEAIMHPGATELDIAKGSKALVSQIAPLLGPMIQEMLFMQLRHMMETEAVNAGERAAGKPLPGAREVSVAFADLVGFTKLGEVVSAEELGQLAGRLADLARELTAPPVRFIKTIGDAVMLVCPDPAPLLDTVLNLVEVVDTDDAFPRLRAGVACGRAVSRAGDWFGSPVNAASRITGVARPGTVLAADSVCDAVRDTAAGAGFEWSFAGPRRLKGIKNETKLFRVRRNLADLAADTATEGR, from the coding sequence GTGGACCGGGCACCCGAGCCGGCCGGCGAGAACACCGACGATCTACTCGAAGGACTTGAGGGCGCCGCCCGCGCGGAACGTGCCGAGCTGATCGACTGGCTGTTCAGCCAGGGCATCACCGCAGCTGAGATCCGCACGACCAACCCGCCGCTGCTGCTGGCCACTCGCCACGTCATTGGCGATGACGGCACCTACGTGTCCACCCGCGAGATCAGCGAAACCTATGGCATCGACCTGGATCTGCTGCAGCGCGTACAGCGTGCGGTCGGCTTGGCCAGAGTGGATGACCCGGACGCCGTCGTCTACATGCGCGCAGACGGTGAAGCCGCCGCATACACGCAGAGGTTCATTGAGTTGGGGCTGAACCCAGATCAGATCGTGCTCGTGGTGCGCGTGCTCGCCGAGGGCCTCTCCCGCGCGGCCGAAGTCATGCGCTACACGGCGTTGGAGGCGATCATGCACCCGGGAGCCACCGAACTGGACATCGCGAAGGGGTCGAAGGCGCTGGTGAGTCAGATCGCGCCATTGCTGGGGCCGATGATCCAGGAGATGCTGTTCATGCAGCTGCGGCACATGATGGAGACCGAAGCCGTCAACGCCGGTGAGCGGGCGGCCGGCAAGCCGTTGCCAGGTGCACGTGAGGTCAGCGTCGCTTTCGCCGACCTGGTCGGCTTCACCAAGCTGGGTGAGGTGGTATCGGCCGAGGAGTTGGGCCAGCTCGCCGGCCGGCTGGCCGATCTGGCTCGGGAACTGACCGCCCCGCCGGTGCGGTTCATCAAGACGATCGGCGACGCCGTGATGCTGGTCTGTCCGGATCCGGCGCCGCTGTTGGACACGGTGCTGAATCTGGTCGAGGTCGTCGACACCGACGATGCCTTCCCTCGGCTGCGGGCCGGGGTTGCGTGTGGTCGGGCGGTGAGCCGGGCCGGCGACTGGTTCGGCAGCCCGGTGAACGCGGCGAGCCGGATCACCGGGGTCGCGAGACCCGGCACGGTGCTGGCCGCGGATTCGGTGTGTGACGCCGTTCGTGACACGGCCGCCGGTGCTGGATTCGAGTGGTCATTTGCCGGGCCGCGGCGGCTGAAGGGAATCAAGAACGAAACCAAGCTGTTCCGGGTCCGGCGAAACCTTGCGGACCTTGCGGCCGACACCGCAACAGAGGGCCGTTAG
- a CDS encoding serine/threonine-protein kinase: MPLSPGTVFAGYTIVGLLGSGAMGEVYLAQHPRLPRRDALKVLPPDVSADTAFRERFQREADLAATLLHPHIVGVHGHGEFNGQLWISMDYIEGTDATALIRSQYPAGMPVAEVVAVVTAVAEALDYAHQQGLLHRDVKPANILLTEPDNAGDRRILLAGFRIAGQLGDTSAITAPNVTVDMTAYCAPEQLGRADIDGRADQYALAATAFHLLTGAPPYQHADSAAVISQHLSAPLPTLSDRRPELAPLDPVFASALAKHPNERYWRCRDFAQALSRVASPQGAAAAVSPLDPTLPAAISVPPEYAAATQAAPAPMPWYPTAPARPRRQVSTIVVPVVLALLLVSAVAFAVTQVLRPDPRQTTAAPAEAPQWQPYVDHAKQFAISLTSVNPQTIDADIQRILDGSTGAFHSDFADKSAQFKQSIVDAGSATQGKATGAGLESISGTTAHVVVSVTSNITKSTGVQQEPRQWRLRIQIEKIDDAYLASRVEFVT, encoded by the coding sequence ATGCCGTTGTCCCCCGGCACCGTTTTTGCCGGATACACCATCGTGGGATTGCTCGGCTCCGGCGCAATGGGCGAGGTATACCTGGCGCAACACCCCCGATTGCCCCGCCGTGATGCGCTAAAGGTGCTACCCCCCGACGTATCCGCGGACACCGCGTTCCGCGAGCGATTCCAGCGCGAAGCGGATCTGGCCGCCACCCTGTTGCACCCTCACATCGTCGGAGTACACGGCCACGGCGAGTTCAACGGCCAGCTGTGGATCTCGATGGATTACATCGAGGGAACGGACGCCACCGCGCTGATCCGCAGCCAGTATCCGGCCGGCATGCCCGTCGCCGAGGTGGTCGCCGTCGTGACCGCCGTAGCCGAAGCACTCGATTACGCCCACCAGCAAGGCTTGCTGCACCGCGATGTCAAACCCGCCAACATCTTGCTCACCGAGCCGGACAACGCCGGGGATAGGCGGATCTTGCTAGCGGGCTTCAGGATCGCCGGCCAGCTTGGCGACACCAGCGCAATCACCGCACCAAACGTGACGGTAGACATGACCGCATACTGTGCGCCAGAACAGTTGGGGAGAGCTGACATCGACGGCCGTGCCGACCAGTATGCGTTGGCCGCCACAGCATTTCACCTTCTCACGGGGGCTCCTCCGTATCAGCATGCCGATTCGGCCGCGGTGATCAGCCAGCATCTGAGCGCACCGCTACCGACGTTGAGCGATCGGCGCCCCGAGCTCGCGCCATTGGATCCAGTGTTCGCCTCCGCCCTGGCCAAACATCCCAACGAACGCTATTGGCGATGCCGCGACTTCGCGCAAGCGCTATCTCGAGTCGCATCACCCCAGGGCGCGGCCGCGGCGGTTTCGCCGTTGGATCCCACCTTGCCCGCCGCCATCTCCGTGCCTCCCGAATACGCCGCCGCCACCCAAGCCGCCCCCGCACCGATGCCGTGGTACCCGACGGCACCGGCGCGGCCACGGCGCCAAGTCAGCACGATTGTGGTCCCTGTGGTTCTGGCCCTGCTGCTGGTATCTGCCGTCGCGTTCGCCGTCACCCAGGTGTTACGGCCGGACCCGCGGCAGACAACCGCGGCCCCGGCCGAGGCGCCCCAGTGGCAGCCCTACGTCGACCATGCCAAACAGTTCGCGATCTCCTTAACGAGCGTCAACCCGCAGACCATCGATGCCGACATCCAACGCATCCTGGACGGGTCGACCGGAGCATTTCACAGTGATTTTGCCGACAAGAGCGCCCAATTCAAGCAGTCAATAGTGGACGCGGGCTCGGCGACCCAAGGCAAGGCCACCGGCGCAGGCCTGGAGTCCATCAGCGGCACCACCGCCCACGTAGTTGTCTCGGTGACCTCGAACATCACCAAAAGTACCGGCGTACAACAAGAGCCACGGCAGTGGAGGTTGCGAATCCAGATCGAGAAGATCGACGACGCCTATCTGGCGTCGCGGGTGGAGTTCGTCACGTGA
- a CDS encoding amidase encodes MDPSDLAFAGAAAQARMLADGEVTAPMLLEVYLERIERLDSELRAYRVVRYDAAREEAEVAQQRLDAGERLPLLGVPIAVKDDVDVAGEVTTYGSGGHGAPAGSDAEMVRRLRAAGAVIIGKTNVPELMMMPYTESLTFGATRNPWNPARTPGGSSGGSAAAVAAGLAPVAFGSDGGGSIRIPSTWCGVFGLKTQRDRISLEPHDGAWYGLSVNGPIARSVLDAALLLDATTTVPGPDAEFADAAQREPGRLRIALSAKIPTPLPVRVGQAEVAAVYRAGGLLRELGHEVINRDPDYPAALYANYLPRYLRGISDDADALAHPHRLEARTRAIARMGSFFSDRRMAALRAAEAALNKRIQSIFDDVDVVITPGTANGPSRIGAYQRRGAVSTLLLVAQRVPYLQVWNLTGQPAAVVPWDFDDDGMPISIQLVGKPYDEATLLSLSAQIEAARPWAGRRPPVS; translated from the coding sequence GTGGACCCGTCCGATCTTGCCTTCGCTGGAGCGGCCGCCCAGGCCCGAATGCTCGCTGACGGTGAAGTCACCGCGCCCATGCTGCTCGAGGTCTACCTGGAACGGATCGAACGCCTCGACAGCGAGCTGCGGGCCTATCGGGTGGTGCGCTACGACGCCGCGCGCGAGGAGGCCGAGGTCGCCCAACAGCGCCTCGACGCCGGGGAAAGGCTTCCGCTGCTCGGTGTTCCGATCGCGGTCAAAGACGACGTCGACGTCGCCGGTGAGGTGACGACCTACGGCAGCGGTGGGCATGGCGCGCCGGCGGGCTCCGACGCGGAAATGGTGCGGCGGTTGCGGGCAGCGGGTGCGGTCATCATCGGCAAGACCAATGTGCCCGAGCTGATGATGATGCCCTACACCGAGTCGCTGACCTTCGGGGCCACCCGCAATCCGTGGAACCCCGCTCGCACACCTGGGGGAAGCAGCGGGGGCAGCGCCGCCGCGGTCGCCGCGGGCCTGGCGCCGGTGGCCTTCGGATCCGATGGCGGCGGATCAATCCGCATCCCGTCGACCTGGTGTGGTGTGTTCGGTTTGAAGACCCAGCGGGATCGGATCTCGCTAGAGCCCCACGACGGTGCCTGGTACGGATTGAGCGTGAACGGGCCGATAGCGCGTTCGGTGCTCGACGCTGCGCTGCTGCTGGACGCGACGACAACGGTGCCGGGTCCCGACGCCGAGTTTGCCGACGCTGCTCAGCGCGAGCCCGGCCGACTGCGAATTGCCCTGAGCGCAAAGATTCCTACGCCGCTTCCGGTCCGGGTCGGCCAGGCCGAGGTGGCGGCCGTGTATCGGGCCGGTGGGTTGTTGCGTGAGCTGGGCCATGAGGTGATCAACCGCGACCCCGACTATCCGGCCGCCCTCTACGCCAATTACCTGCCCCGCTACCTTCGCGGTATCAGCGACGACGCGGACGCGCTGGCCCACCCGCATCGTCTCGAAGCGCGCACCCGTGCCATCGCGCGGATGGGTTCGTTCTTCTCGGACCGCCGGATGGCGGCCCTGCGAGCCGCCGAGGCCGCGCTGAACAAACGGATCCAGTCGATTTTCGACGACGTCGACGTCGTCATCACTCCCGGCACTGCCAACGGTCCGTCCCGAATCGGCGCCTACCAGCGCCGGGGCGCGGTGTCGACGCTGCTTCTGGTAGCGCAGCGGGTTCCGTATCTGCAGGTCTGGAATCTGACCGGCCAGCCCGCCGCCGTCGTCCCGTGGGACTTCGACGACGACGGCATGCCGATCTCGATACAGCTGGTGGGCAAGCCCTACGACGAGGCGACACTGCTGTCGTTGTCCGCGCAGATCGAAGCCGCCCGACCGTGGGCTGGTCGGCGACCTCCGGTGTCGTGA
- a CDS encoding HIT family protein has protein sequence MSCVFCAIAAGEAPAIRIYEDDNYLAILDIRPFTRGHTLVLPKKHTVDLTDTPPETLAQMATIGQRIAKAARATELADATNIGINDGSAAFQTVFHIHLHVLPRRDGDKLSVAKGLLLRRDNDREATGRILRDALARIEASQ, from the coding sequence ATGTCCTGCGTGTTCTGCGCGATCGCTGCCGGCGAAGCTCCGGCCATCCGGATCTACGAAGACGACAACTATCTGGCCATCCTGGACATTCGGCCGTTCACCCGCGGACACACCCTGGTGCTGCCCAAGAAACACACCGTGGATCTGACCGACACTCCGCCGGAAACCCTGGCTCAGATGGCCACCATCGGACAGCGGATCGCAAAGGCGGCCCGGGCCACCGAGCTGGCCGATGCAACCAATATCGGCATCAATGACGGCAGTGCGGCGTTCCAGACGGTGTTCCACATCCATCTGCACGTGCTACCGCGGCGCGACGGGGACAAGCTATCGGTCGCCAAGGGCCTACTGTTGCGCCGCGACAACGATCGGGAAGCCACCGGCCGAATCCTGCGCGACGCGCTGGCCCGCATCGAGGCCAGTCAGTAA
- a CDS encoding nitroreductase family deazaflavin-dependent oxidoreductase, whose protein sequence is MSNLTPFEQYVGIPILRLHDTIYRKTNGRIGHRIPGVPPSLLLHTVGAKTGQARTTSLTYARDGDSYLIVASNGGDERYPGWYHNLRKRPDCEINVGPKRIAVTARRVTPDDADYQRMWQLVNKNNANRYDSYQRRTSRPIPIFALTPAA, encoded by the coding sequence ATGAGCAATCTCACGCCGTTCGAGCAATACGTGGGCATCCCCATCCTGCGTCTGCACGACACGATCTACCGCAAGACCAACGGCCGAATCGGCCATCGCATCCCGGGTGTGCCGCCCAGCCTGCTGCTGCACACCGTCGGCGCCAAGACCGGCCAGGCGCGCACCACGTCGCTGACGTATGCGCGTGACGGCGACTCGTATTTGATCGTCGCCTCCAACGGCGGTGACGAGCGCTATCCGGGCTGGTACCACAACCTGCGTAAGCGTCCCGATTGTGAAATCAACGTCGGCCCGAAACGAATCGCGGTGACCGCGCGGCGGGTCACCCCCGACGATGCGGACTACCAGCGGATGTGGCAGCTGGTCAACAAGAACAACGCCAACCGCTATGACAGCTACCAGCGGCGGACGTCACGGCCCATCCCCATCTTCGCGTTGACACCGGCGGCGTAG
- a CDS encoding LLM class flavin-dependent oxidoreductase: MRLSVLDLVPVRTDQSTRDALAATVSLAQTAERLGFTRYWVAEHHNMASVGATSPPVLIAYLAARTTHLRLGSGGVMLPNHAPLAVAEQFALLEAAAPGRIDLGIGRAPGSDPVTSYALRGGRSPAQQERDIESFPDYLDDVVALMSARGVRVPLQSGDYILKATPAALTQPRLWLLGSSMYSARLAAAKGLPYVFAHHFSGKGTEEALELYRSRFVPSALAARPVTFLTVNAAVADTREEATALMMPNLHMMARLRTGQPLGAVQLVEEAQDARLTPEQQRIVDSGLERAVVGSPEEAAEQVRALGQRFGVDEVMVHPVASAHRGTDPATAPARVATCELLAKELF, from the coding sequence GTGCGTCTTTCCGTTCTCGATCTCGTCCCGGTGCGCACCGATCAGTCGACCCGGGATGCGCTGGCGGCCACCGTGTCGCTGGCACAGACTGCCGAGCGCCTCGGCTTCACGCGCTACTGGGTTGCTGAGCACCACAACATGGCATCGGTGGGCGCTACCAGCCCGCCGGTCCTGATCGCCTACCTGGCCGCGCGGACCACGCACCTGCGCCTGGGATCGGGCGGGGTGATGCTGCCCAACCACGCGCCGCTGGCGGTGGCCGAGCAGTTCGCTCTGCTGGAGGCGGCCGCCCCCGGTCGTATCGATCTGGGCATCGGCCGCGCACCCGGGTCGGACCCGGTCACGTCCTACGCTCTGCGAGGCGGCCGCTCACCGGCGCAACAGGAACGCGACATCGAGAGTTTTCCCGACTACCTCGACGATGTGGTCGCACTGATGAGTGCGCGGGGCGTGCGCGTACCGCTGCAATCCGGTGACTACATCCTCAAGGCCACACCGGCGGCGCTCACCCAGCCGCGACTGTGGTTATTGGGATCATCGATGTATTCGGCGCGGCTGGCCGCGGCAAAGGGGCTGCCCTACGTGTTCGCGCATCACTTCTCCGGCAAGGGCACCGAAGAGGCGCTCGAGCTGTACCGATCCCGCTTCGTCCCCAGTGCGCTGGCCGCCCGGCCGGTGACGTTCCTGACCGTCAATGCCGCGGTGGCCGATACCCGCGAGGAAGCGACCGCATTGATGATGCCCAATCTGCACATGATGGCGCGGCTGCGCACCGGCCAGCCGCTCGGGGCCGTGCAGCTCGTCGAAGAAGCCCAGGACGCCAGGTTGACCCCCGAGCAGCAACGCATCGTGGACAGCGGACTCGAACGGGCCGTCGTCGGCTCACCCGAGGAGGCCGCCGAGCAGGTGCGCGCTCTGGGGCAGCGGTTCGGTGTTGATGAGGTCATGGTCCACCCCGTTGCCTCCGCGCATCGCGGCACCGACCCGGCCACCGCACCGGCGCGGGTGGCGACGTGCGAGCTACTGGCCAAGGAACTGTTCTAG